One genomic window of bacterium includes the following:
- the mdh gene encoding malate dehydrogenase codes for MRNKITVIGAGHVGETAAFNIARLELGDVILLDILEGIPQGKALDSFESSPIFGFDSTVLGTNSYADTAGSDVIVMTAGLPRKPGMSRDDLFNKNLEIVESCIRRATGNSPDAIIIMVTNPLDAMCEVARRTSGFPRERVIGMAGILDSARMRAFIAMELGVSVENTHAFVLGGHGDSMVPLARYSTVAGVPITKMMSHDRVDAIIERTRKGGGEIVKLLKTGSAYYAPGLAIAEMVEAILKDKHKILPCAAHLQGEYGISDTYAGVPVQLGRSGMEKIVEIALTDEERAAFHRSAESVRESIEKIPVTVS; via the coding sequence ATGAGAAACAAGATCACAGTCATTGGCGCCGGCCACGTAGGCGAGACCGCCGCCTTCAACATTGCCCGCTTGGAGTTGGGTGATGTCATCCTGCTGGACATTCTGGAGGGGATTCCCCAGGGGAAGGCCCTCGATAGCTTCGAGTCGTCTCCGATCTTCGGATTCGACTCGACCGTCCTCGGCACCAACAGCTATGCGGATACCGCCGGCTCCGACGTCATCGTCATGACCGCCGGTCTGCCCCGAAAGCCGGGTATGAGTCGCGATGATCTCTTCAACAAGAACCTAGAGATCGTCGAGAGCTGCATCCGCCGCGCTACAGGGAATTCACCCGATGCCATCATCATCATGGTGACCAACCCGCTCGACGCCATGTGCGAAGTCGCTCGTCGGACGTCGGGCTTCCCACGCGAGCGGGTCATCGGCATGGCGGGAATTCTGGATTCGGCCCGGATGCGGGCGTTCATCGCGATGGAGCTCGGTGTTTCGGTCGAGAACACCCACGCATTCGTGCTCGGAGGGCACGGCGACAGCATGGTGCCGCTGGCACGGTATTCGACCGTCGCCGGCGTCCCGATCACCAAGATGATGTCGCACGATCGTGTCGATGCGATCATCGAGCGCACGCGCAAGGGCGGCGGCGAGATCGTCAAGCTGCTCAAGACCGGTTCGGCCTACTATGCTCCGGGGCTGGCGATCGCCGAGATGGTCGAGGCGATCTTGAAGGACAAGCACAAGATTCTCCCGTGTGCCGCCCATCTCCAGGGCGAGTACGGGATCTCGGATACATATGCCGGCGTACCGGTTCAGCTCGGGCGCTCGGGGATGGAGAAGATCGTCGAGATCGCCCTCACCGATGAAGAGCGCGCCGCGTTTCACAGAAGTGCCGAGTCGGTCAGGGAGTCGATAGAGAAGATCCCGGTCACGGTGAGTTGA
- the lhgO gene encoding L-2-hydroxyglutarate oxidase, with protein sequence MPATTYDIAVVGGGIVGLATARSLLRQNRYTVAVLEAEDEVARHQTGHNSGVIHSGLYYRPGSLKAKNCLEGSRALYRYCKSRQIPHERCGKLVVAVEPRELPALEELGRRGRANGLVGLRPLSGREIREYEPHAAGVAALWVPETGIVDFRRVATAFAEEIQSYGGEIYTSQRVEAVRREPPRLLLIARNAEVRCRHLVNCAGLQSDRLARLCGCDPGLRILPFRGEYYELRAERRHLVRNLIYPVPDPDLPFLGVHFTRTIDGRREAGPNAVLALAREDYSRFGFSARDASASIFYKGLWNLAQDYPRTAAAEVVRSLSRRAFVASLRKLVPALRTEDVQRAGCGIRAQAVLPSGALVDDFRILDAEHSTHVLNAPSPAATASISIGEAIARRVGQRIQTK encoded by the coding sequence ATGCCTGCAACAACCTATGACATCGCCGTCGTTGGCGGGGGGATCGTGGGATTGGCCACGGCCAGGTCGCTGCTGCGACAGAACCGCTACACAGTCGCCGTTCTGGAGGCCGAGGACGAGGTCGCCCGGCATCAAACCGGACACAACAGCGGCGTCATCCACTCGGGACTCTACTACAGGCCCGGCTCCCTCAAGGCCAAGAACTGCCTCGAGGGAAGTCGAGCGCTCTACCGCTACTGCAAAAGCCGCCAAATACCCCATGAGCGCTGTGGCAAGCTGGTGGTAGCCGTGGAGCCGCGCGAGCTGCCGGCGCTCGAGGAGCTCGGGCGGCGCGGGCGTGCCAACGGCCTCGTCGGCCTGCGCCCTCTTAGCGGCCGGGAGATTCGAGAGTACGAGCCACACGCGGCTGGCGTTGCGGCTCTCTGGGTTCCCGAAACCGGAATCGTAGACTTTCGCCGCGTGGCAACGGCGTTCGCCGAAGAGATCCAATCCTACGGAGGCGAGATCTACACCTCGCAACGAGTCGAGGCCGTGCGCAGGGAGCCTCCGCGGCTTCTCCTCATCGCGCGAAACGCCGAGGTTCGATGCAGACATCTAGTCAACTGTGCCGGCCTGCAGAGCGACCGACTCGCCCGTCTGTGCGGCTGCGACCCGGGGCTTCGCATCCTGCCCTTTCGTGGCGAGTACTACGAACTGCGTGCCGAGCGCCGGCATCTGGTGCGCAACTTGATCTACCCGGTGCCGGATCCCGACCTGCCGTTTCTCGGCGTCCACTTCACGCGCACCATCGACGGTCGCAGAGAGGCCGGTCCGAACGCGGTTCTGGCTCTCGCCCGCGAGGACTACAGCCGGTTCGGCTTCTCGGCTCGTGACGCAAGTGCTTCGATCTTCTACAAGGGGCTATGGAACCTGGCACAAGACTATCCGCGCACGGCGGCAGCGGAGGTCGTTCGTTCGCTGAGCAGGAGAGCCTTTGTCGCATCTCTGCGAAAACTAGTACCAGCCCTGCGGACCGAGGATGTCCAGCGCGCCGGCTGCGGTATTCGAGCTCAGGCGGTCCTTCCCTCCGGCGCTCTGGTCGACGATTTCCGGATTCTGGATGCCGAGCACTCGACACATGTGCTCAACGCACCATCACCGGCCGCAACCGCCTCGATCAGTATCGGCGAGGCGATCGCCCGCCGCGTGGGCCAGCGAATCCAGACCAAGTAG